In the genome of Croceimicrobium hydrocarbonivorans, one region contains:
- a CDS encoding TolC family protein, which yields MKKIIIIIFTAFGFSTLTNAQSLDDYFKLAAENNPGLQAKYKSFEAAMQKVTQVSSLPDPNLSFGYFVSPVETRVGPQRARFSLTQMFPWFGTLKAQEDAATLMAEATYQEFLDARNKLYYQVSASYYPLYELHKLISIEEENQRILSSYKEIATIQFQNDKGSMVDVLRVDIMLKDATSNLSILEQKQKPLVTRFNKLLNRSDDDNIVVQDSLFTFSLPANYRKDSLLASNPILDELELKIEASKASEQAAIKQGLPKLGVGLDYVIVGQRTDVSLPDNGQDVFMPMVSVSLPIFRGKYKAAQKEAQLMQESYSLQREEAANRLISSYDMIWFEIQKQIELIQLYEEQIQESRQSLNLLFSAYSTSGKDFEEVLRMQQQILKYQKMKATALSEYHIALAELDYITAKSK from the coding sequence ATGAAAAAAATAATCATAATCATATTCACGGCATTTGGCTTTTCCACATTAACAAATGCTCAGTCGTTAGATGACTATTTCAAGTTAGCGGCAGAAAACAATCCGGGATTGCAGGCTAAATACAAATCCTTTGAAGCTGCCATGCAAAAAGTGACACAAGTTAGCAGCTTGCCAGACCCCAATCTTTCCTTCGGTTATTTCGTGTCTCCGGTGGAAACAAGAGTGGGGCCGCAACGAGCAAGGTTTTCTTTGACACAAATGTTTCCATGGTTCGGCACTTTAAAAGCCCAGGAAGATGCTGCTACTTTAATGGCAGAAGCAACATATCAAGAGTTTTTAGATGCCCGAAACAAATTGTACTACCAAGTATCAGCATCATATTATCCACTCTATGAGCTGCATAAGTTGATTTCCATTGAAGAAGAAAATCAACGCATCCTGTCCTCATACAAAGAGATAGCCACTATTCAATTTCAAAACGATAAAGGCTCAATGGTAGATGTATTGCGGGTGGATATTATGCTCAAAGATGCAACTAGTAATTTGTCTATACTGGAACAAAAGCAAAAACCTCTTGTAACTCGTTTTAATAAGCTTTTGAATCGGTCTGATGACGACAATATTGTTGTTCAGGACTCTTTATTCACTTTTAGTTTACCTGCAAACTATCGTAAAGACTCGTTACTCGCGTCCAATCCTATTCTTGATGAATTGGAGTTGAAAATTGAAGCAAGTAAAGCAAGTGAACAAGCCGCAATCAAGCAGGGTCTTCCAAAACTTGGTGTAGGCTTAGATTATGTAATCGTAGGTCAACGTACGGATGTGTCATTACCTGATAATGGTCAAGATGTATTTATGCCAATGGTGTCTGTGAGCCTTCCAATTTTCAGAGGAAAATATAAAGCAGCACAAAAAGAAGCTCAACTCATGCAAGAATCTTATTCCCTGCAAAGAGAAGAAGCTGCTAACAGGCTAATCAGTTCCTATGACATGATTTGGTTCGAGATCCAAAAACAGATTGAGTTGATACAGTTATACGAAGAACAAATACAGGAGTCTAGGCAATCATTAAACCTTTTATTCTCTGCTTACAGCACTTCGGGAAAAGACTTTGAAGAAGTACTTAGGATGCAACAACAAATATTAAAGTATCAAAAAATGAAAGCTACTGCCTTGTCGGAATACCACATCGCATTAGCAGAACTGGATTATATCACAGCTAAATCGAAATAA
- a CDS encoding copper-translocating P-type ATPase, producing MENKHHNHTNEDHKHSHEHHDHSNHNNGHESHDHHQGHHAHMIEDFKKRFWISLVITLPIVVLAPMIQGLIGYELRFNGDRYVQFVLSSIIFFYGGWPFLKGLADEVKKKAPGMMTLIALAISVAYFYSSAVVFGLGGKIFFWELASLIVIMLLGHWIEMKSVMGASNALQELAKMMPSTARRIKEDGEHEDVPIDNLKGNDTILVRPGEKIPADGIVLEGESHVNESMLTGESKPVTKHRNDQVIGGSVNDNGTLKIKVKHTGKDSYLSKVIEMVKEAQETKSKTQNLADKAAAWLFYIALGAGMTTLVVWLSLGKDFEYALERMVTVMIISCPHALGLAVPLVVAISTAVSAKNGLLIRNRTAFENARKLTAIIFDKTGTLTKGEFGVTRFKSTLDNYSDNELLQIAASIENSSEHPIAAGIVRKAKANDLTLQEPENFQNITGKGIKANLKGQEIKIVSPGMLTEQGFDTPADAFKTEDETVVFVLIDNSLAGYIALADEIRPESLSAINTLKERGIKVYMATGDNQQVAKAVSQQLSLDNFYAEVLPEDKQRIIKELQEKGEFVAMTGDGVNDAPALAQANVGIAVGSGTDVAAETADIVLVNSNPKDIANLILFGAATYKKMMQNLWWAAGYNIVAVPLAAGVLAGVGIILSPAIGAVLMSLSTVIVAFNAQLLKRQIKN from the coding sequence ATGGAAAATAAACATCATAATCATACAAACGAAGATCACAAGCATAGTCATGAACACCATGACCATAGTAATCATAATAATGGCCATGAATCTCATGACCATCACCAGGGACATCATGCCCACATGATTGAAGATTTCAAAAAACGCTTTTGGATTTCTTTAGTCATCACCCTGCCTATCGTAGTGCTTGCACCAATGATACAGGGATTAATCGGTTATGAACTTCGCTTCAATGGTGATCGATATGTTCAATTCGTGCTTTCATCCATTATTTTCTTTTATGGAGGTTGGCCATTCCTAAAAGGTCTCGCAGATGAAGTAAAAAAGAAAGCTCCGGGTATGATGACTTTGATTGCTTTAGCTATTTCAGTAGCCTATTTCTACAGTTCAGCTGTAGTATTTGGACTTGGTGGCAAAATCTTCTTTTGGGAACTCGCCAGCTTAATCGTCATCATGCTATTAGGCCACTGGATAGAGATGAAATCCGTTATGGGAGCTTCCAATGCCTTGCAGGAATTGGCCAAAATGATGCCTTCAACAGCTCGCAGAATTAAAGAAGATGGGGAGCATGAAGATGTGCCTATTGATAATTTAAAAGGCAATGACACCATACTGGTAAGACCAGGCGAAAAAATCCCTGCTGATGGTATCGTATTGGAAGGTGAAAGTCATGTAAATGAATCCATGCTTACTGGGGAATCAAAACCAGTAACCAAACATAGAAATGATCAGGTTATTGGTGGTTCGGTCAATGACAATGGCACCTTAAAAATCAAAGTGAAGCATACGGGCAAAGATTCCTACTTGTCTAAGGTGATAGAAATGGTGAAAGAAGCTCAGGAAACGAAATCCAAAACCCAAAATCTGGCAGATAAAGCCGCTGCATGGTTATTCTACATCGCTTTAGGAGCAGGTATGACCACACTTGTAGTATGGTTGAGCCTCGGTAAAGACTTTGAATATGCATTAGAACGTATGGTAACCGTCATGATTATCTCATGTCCTCATGCTTTGGGCTTAGCTGTCCCTTTAGTAGTGGCCATTTCCACGGCTGTTTCTGCTAAAAATGGATTATTGATCAGAAACCGAACAGCATTTGAGAATGCAAGGAAACTAACCGCAATCATATTCGACAAAACAGGCACTTTAACCAAAGGTGAATTTGGGGTAACACGGTTTAAAAGTACTTTAGACAATTACTCGGACAATGAATTACTTCAAATTGCTGCGTCTATAGAAAATAGTTCTGAGCATCCTATAGCGGCAGGTATCGTTCGTAAGGCAAAAGCAAATGATTTGACTTTACAAGAGCCTGAGAACTTCCAAAATATTACAGGAAAAGGAATCAAGGCAAACCTAAAAGGACAGGAAATCAAAATTGTTAGTCCAGGAATGCTTACAGAGCAGGGATTTGACACTCCAGCTGATGCTTTTAAAACAGAGGATGAAACGGTAGTATTTGTTTTGATTGACAATTCATTGGCAGGATACATTGCCCTTGCAGACGAAATTCGACCAGAATCTTTATCAGCAATAAATACGCTAAAAGAGAGAGGTATAAAAGTTTACATGGCAACAGGTGATAACCAGCAAGTGGCAAAAGCAGTTAGCCAGCAACTCTCTTTGGACAACTTCTATGCAGAAGTACTCCCCGAAGACAAACAACGCATCATTAAAGAGCTTCAGGAAAAAGGTGAATTTGTAGCCATGACGGGTGATGGTGTAAATGATGCCCCTGCTCTTGCACAGGCTAATGTGGGGATTGCCGTTGGTTCGGGCACAGATGTAGCAGCCGAAACGGCTGATATTGTTTTGGTCAACAGTAACCCGAAAGACATTGCCAATTTGATTCTTTTCGGTGCGGCTACTTACAAAAAAATGATGCAAAACTTATGGTGGGCAGCAGGTTACAACATTGTAGCCGTTCCTTTAGCTGCTGGTGTTTTGGCAGGTGTTGGGATTATTCTCAGCCCTGCCATCGGTGCGGTTCTAATGAGCCTTAGCACTGTGATAGTTGCTTTCAATGCACAATTATTAAAAAGACAAATCAAGAATTAA